In a single window of the Cupriavidus sp. P-10 genome:
- a CDS encoding GNAT family N-acetyltransferase, producing the protein MPVTVLICPWSEARERARAIRYTVFVEEQNVPVELEWDEWDEPSWHALALAEDGTPVATGRLLPDGHIGRMAVLKAARGTGVGAQVLQALMEKAAQLGYPELVLNAQTHAAPFYARAGFAQFGGEFEEAGIPHIEMRKRLAG; encoded by the coding sequence ATGCCAGTCACTGTCCTGATCTGCCCCTGGTCCGAAGCGCGTGAGCGCGCGCGCGCCATCCGTTACACCGTGTTCGTCGAAGAACAGAACGTGCCGGTGGAACTGGAATGGGATGAATGGGACGAGCCCAGCTGGCACGCACTGGCGCTGGCCGAGGACGGCACCCCGGTGGCCACGGGCCGGCTGCTGCCCGACGGCCATATCGGCCGCATGGCCGTGCTCAAGGCGGCGCGCGGGACCGGTGTCGGGGCGCAGGTGCTGCAGGCGTTGATGGAGAAGGCCGCGCAGCTGGGCTATCCGGAGCTGGTGCTCAACGCCCAGACCCATGCCGCGCCGTTCTATGCGCGCGCGGGGTTTGCCCAGTTTGGCGGGGAGTTCGAAGAGGCCGGCATCCCGCATATCGAGATGCGCAAGCGGCTGGCGGGCTGA
- a CDS encoding MFS transporter, with product MPSNQPAASAPAFDSLGGNARLDTDTQIEKRAYNKVFWRIMPFLMLCYVIAYLDRVNVGFAKLQMGQDLAFSETVFGLGAGLFFIGYFLFEVPSNLLMHKIGARIWIARIMITWGIISALFVFVQTPTQFYVMRFLLGLAEAGFYPGVILYLTYWYPANRRAKMIALFMSGIPVAGMFGNPLSGWIMDAFNGTHGMSGWQWMFLLEALPALVIGVVTVFVLRDGIDKAPWLSADEKRVLKRNVEEDQQKAGAAAGQAHGHSLGAVFSDRRVWWMCLIYFCFVTGQYALTFWMPTLVKASGVTGNLKIGLLSAIPFICAIVVMNILGHSADARQERRWHLIVPALMGAVGFAIAASFTNNTTVSIAALSLAAAGVLTCAPLFWSLPTAFLSGIAAASGIAVVNSVGNLAGFVSPYMVGALKDLTHSTQLPMYVLSAILIVGAVLVWLTPAKLVNR from the coding sequence ATGCCATCCAACCAACCGGCGGCCAGCGCGCCCGCCTTCGACAGCCTGGGCGGCAACGCCCGGCTCGACACCGACACCCAGATCGAGAAACGCGCCTACAACAAGGTGTTCTGGCGCATCATGCCGTTCCTGATGCTGTGCTACGTGATCGCCTACCTCGATCGCGTCAACGTCGGTTTCGCCAAGCTGCAGATGGGCCAGGACCTGGCCTTCTCCGAGACCGTGTTCGGCCTGGGCGCCGGCCTGTTCTTTATCGGCTACTTCCTGTTCGAGGTGCCCAGCAACCTGCTGATGCACAAGATCGGCGCGCGCATCTGGATTGCGCGGATCATGATCACCTGGGGCATCATCTCGGCGCTGTTCGTGTTCGTGCAGACGCCGACCCAGTTCTACGTGATGCGCTTCCTGCTCGGCCTGGCCGAGGCGGGCTTCTACCCCGGCGTGATCCTGTACCTGACCTACTGGTACCCGGCCAACCGCCGCGCCAAGATGATCGCGCTGTTCATGTCGGGCATTCCGGTCGCCGGCATGTTCGGCAACCCGCTGTCGGGCTGGATCATGGATGCCTTCAACGGCACGCATGGCATGAGCGGCTGGCAATGGATGTTCCTGCTGGAAGCCCTGCCCGCGCTGGTGATCGGCGTGGTGACGGTCTTCGTGCTGCGCGACGGCATCGACAAGGCACCGTGGCTCAGCGCCGATGAAAAGCGCGTGCTCAAGCGCAATGTCGAGGAAGACCAGCAGAAGGCCGGCGCCGCCGCCGGCCAGGCGCACGGCCACTCGCTGGGCGCCGTGTTCAGCGACCGCCGCGTGTGGTGGATGTGCCTGATCTACTTCTGCTTCGTCACCGGCCAGTACGCGCTGACGTTCTGGATGCCCACGCTGGTCAAGGCCAGCGGCGTCACCGGCAACCTGAAGATCGGCCTGCTCTCGGCGATCCCGTTCATCTGCGCCATCGTCGTCATGAACATCCTCGGCCACAGCGCCGATGCGCGCCAGGAACGCCGCTGGCACCTGATCGTACCCGCGCTGATGGGTGCGGTGGGCTTTGCCATTGCCGCCTCGTTCACCAACAATACGACCGTGTCCATCGCCGCGCTGTCGCTGGCCGCTGCCGGGGTGCTGACCTGCGCACCGCTGTTCTGGTCGCTGCCCACCGCGTTCCTGTCCGGCATTGCCGCCGCTTCCGGCATCGCCGTGGTGAACTCGGTCGGCAACCTGGCCGGCTTCGTGTCGCCGTACATGGTCGGCGCGCTGAAGGACCTGACGCACAGCACGCAGCTGCCGATGTACGTGCTGTCCGCGATCCTGATCGTCGGTGCCGTGCTGGTGTGGCTGACGCCGGCTAAACTGGTCAACCGCTGA
- the otnC gene encoding 3-oxo-tetronate 4-phosphate decarboxylase has protein sequence MSTESQLREEICRIGASLYQRGYTVGSAGNISARLDDGWLITPTDACLGMMDPAAVAKVATDGTWVSGDKPSKTLTLHRAIYDNNPGAHAVVHTHSTHLVALTLAGAWQPDDVLPPLTPYYVMKVGHIPLIPYHRPGDPAVAARVATLAAQVRGVLLERLGPVVWESSVSRAAFALEELEETAKLWMMMKDTPGFAARAALPDGALAELRDAFQARW, from the coding sequence ATGTCCACGGAAAGCCAGCTGCGCGAAGAGATCTGCCGCATCGGCGCCAGCCTTTACCAGCGCGGCTACACCGTCGGCTCGGCCGGCAATATCAGCGCGCGGCTGGATGACGGCTGGCTGATCACCCCGACCGATGCCTGCCTGGGCATGATGGACCCCGCCGCGGTCGCCAAGGTGGCCACGGACGGCACCTGGGTATCGGGCGACAAGCCGTCCAAGACGCTCACGCTGCATCGCGCGATCTACGACAACAACCCCGGGGCACACGCCGTGGTGCACACGCACTCGACACACCTCGTGGCCCTGACGCTGGCCGGTGCCTGGCAACCGGACGACGTACTGCCGCCGCTCACGCCGTACTACGTGATGAAGGTCGGCCATATCCCGCTGATTCCCTATCACCGGCCCGGCGATCCCGCGGTCGCCGCGCGCGTGGCCACGCTGGCCGCGCAGGTGCGTGGCGTGCTGCTGGAGCGCCTTGGCCCGGTGGTGTGGGAATCCAGCGTCTCGCGCGCCGCGTTCGCGCTGGAAGAACTGGAGGAGACCGCGAAGCTATGGATGATGATGAAAGACACGCCGGGCTTCGCCGCCCGCGCGGCGCTGCCCGACGGCGCACTGGCTGAGTTGCGCGACGCCTTCCAGGCGCGCTGGTAG
- the otnI gene encoding 2-oxo-tetronate isomerase, producing MPRFAANLSMMYNEHAFLDRFAAAAADGFQAVEYLFPYEHPAAELRARLDANGLTQALFNAPPGDWAAGERGLASLPGREAEFRDAVGRALEYAGVIGNDRVHVMAGLVPADADRARYRASYLENVAFAAKAAAAQGVTIVLEPINTRDMPGYFLNRQDDAQAICKEVGAANLKVQFDCYHCQIVEGDIAMKLKRDMPGIGHIQIAGVPERHEPDLGELNYPYLFDLIDTLGYQGWIGCEYRPRAGTSEGLGWLKPYLGR from the coding sequence ATGCCGCGCTTCGCCGCAAACCTCTCGATGATGTACAACGAGCACGCTTTCCTGGACCGCTTCGCCGCTGCCGCGGCGGACGGCTTCCAGGCGGTGGAGTACCTGTTCCCGTACGAGCACCCCGCCGCCGAGCTGCGCGCGCGCCTCGATGCGAACGGTCTCACGCAGGCGCTGTTCAACGCCCCACCGGGCGATTGGGCAGCCGGAGAGCGCGGCCTGGCGTCGCTGCCGGGGCGCGAGGCTGAATTCCGCGACGCCGTCGGCCGCGCGCTGGAATACGCCGGGGTGATCGGCAATGACCGCGTGCATGTGATGGCAGGCCTGGTGCCGGCCGACGCCGACCGCGCGCGCTACCGTGCCAGCTATCTGGAAAACGTCGCTTTCGCCGCGAAGGCCGCCGCCGCACAGGGCGTGACCATCGTGCTGGAGCCGATCAACACGCGCGACATGCCGGGCTATTTCCTGAACCGCCAGGACGACGCGCAGGCGATCTGCAAGGAAGTCGGCGCCGCCAACCTGAAGGTGCAGTTCGACTGCTACCACTGCCAGATCGTCGAGGGCGATATCGCGATGAAGCTCAAGCGCGACATGCCCGGCATCGGCCATATCCAGATCGCCGGCGTGCCCGAGCGCCATGAGCCTGACCTGGGCGAGCTGAACTACCCGTACCTGTTCGACCTGATCGACACGCTCGGCTACCAGGGCTGGATCGGCTGCGAATACCGTCCGCGCGCCGGTACCTCCGAAGGACTGGGCTGGCTCAAGCCTTACCTCGGCCGCTGA
- the denD gene encoding D-erythronate dehydrogenase: MNVLITGGAGFLGLQLARLLLQRGTLNLDGNAVAFDRLTLLDVVAPQGLDDARVRVVTGDLSDPAVLRQAIDQDTGAVFHLAAVVSGQAEADFELGMRVNLDASRALLETCRELGHKPRVLFTSSVAVYGGELPPVVQDDTALNPQSSYGVQKAIGELLLSDYSRRGFVDGRVLRLPTISVRPGKPNAAASSFASGIIREPLSGVAANCPVAPETKLWLLSPRAAVAALVNGIELAGERLGNRRVVNLPGLSVTAAGMVDALRRVAGDAVADLVTWEREERVEKIVGTWPAAWNAERALSLGFESDASFDAVIRAYMEDAGVGK; this comes from the coding sequence ATGAACGTACTGATTACCGGCGGCGCCGGCTTCCTCGGCCTGCAACTCGCCCGCCTGCTGCTGCAACGCGGCACCCTTAACCTGGACGGCAATGCCGTCGCCTTCGACCGCCTGACGCTGCTCGACGTGGTCGCGCCGCAAGGTCTGGACGATGCACGGGTGCGCGTGGTCACCGGCGACCTGTCCGACCCGGCGGTGCTGCGCCAGGCCATCGACCAGGACACCGGCGCGGTATTCCACCTCGCCGCCGTGGTCAGTGGCCAGGCCGAGGCGGATTTCGAACTGGGCATGCGCGTCAACCTCGACGCCTCGCGCGCGCTGCTCGAAACCTGCCGCGAACTCGGCCACAAGCCGCGCGTGCTGTTCACCAGCTCGGTCGCCGTCTATGGCGGCGAGCTGCCGCCGGTGGTGCAGGACGACACCGCGCTGAACCCGCAATCGTCGTACGGCGTGCAGAAGGCGATCGGCGAACTGCTGCTGTCGGACTACAGCCGCCGCGGCTTCGTCGACGGTCGCGTGCTGCGCCTGCCCACCATCAGCGTGCGCCCGGGCAAGCCCAACGCGGCGGCCTCGTCGTTCGCCAGCGGCATCATCCGCGAGCCGCTGTCGGGCGTGGCGGCCAACTGCCCGGTGGCACCGGAGACCAAGCTGTGGCTGCTGTCGCCGCGCGCGGCGGTGGCGGCGCTGGTCAACGGCATCGAACTGGCCGGCGAACGCCTGGGCAACCGCCGCGTGGTCAACCTGCCGGGGCTGTCGGTGACGGCGGCGGGCATGGTCGATGCGCTGCGCCGCGTGGCCGGCGATGCTGTGGCGGATCTTGTGACGTGGGAACGCGAAGAGCGCGTCGAGAAGATCGTCGGCACGTGGCCGGCGGCGTGGAATGCCGAGCGGGCGCTGTCGCTGGGCTTCGAGAGCGATGCCAGCTTTGATGCGGTGATCCGGGCTTATATGGAAGATGCCGGGGTGGGCAAGTAA
- the ltnD gene encoding L-threonate dehydrogenase, with the protein MSRNIGVIGLGAMGFGVAQSLLRAGFNVHACDLRPEVLQRFADAGGVPCVSPAELGSRCDVVLTLVVNAQQTEAVLFGAEGAASAMAPGKLVIASATVPPGFAETLARRLAEKGLLLLDAPVSGGAARAASGEMTMMTSGPAEAYALAEDVLAAIAGKVYRLGAAHGAGSKVKIINQLLAGVHIAAAAEAMALGMREGVDPDALYDVITHSAGNSWMFENRVPHILKGDYTPLSAVDIFVKDLGMVLDTARTSKFPLPLSAAAHQMFMMASTAGHGGEDDSAVIKIFPGIELPGKAE; encoded by the coding sequence ATGTCCAGGAATATCGGCGTCATCGGCCTTGGTGCCATGGGCTTTGGTGTCGCGCAGTCGCTGCTGCGTGCCGGTTTCAACGTGCACGCCTGCGACCTGCGCCCCGAAGTGCTGCAGCGCTTTGCCGATGCCGGCGGCGTGCCGTGCGTCTCGCCCGCCGAGCTGGGCAGCCGCTGCGACGTGGTGCTGACGCTGGTCGTCAACGCGCAGCAGACCGAGGCCGTGCTGTTCGGCGCTGAAGGCGCCGCTTCCGCCATGGCGCCGGGCAAGCTGGTGATCGCCAGCGCCACCGTGCCGCCGGGCTTTGCCGAGACCCTGGCCCGCCGCCTCGCCGAGAAGGGCCTGCTGCTGCTGGACGCCCCGGTCTCCGGCGGTGCCGCGCGCGCCGCCAGCGGCGAGATGACCATGATGACCTCGGGCCCGGCCGAAGCCTATGCGCTGGCCGAGGACGTGCTGGCCGCCATCGCCGGCAAGGTCTACCGCCTGGGCGCCGCGCACGGCGCGGGCTCCAAGGTGAAGATCATCAACCAGCTGCTGGCCGGCGTGCATATCGCCGCCGCGGCCGAGGCGATGGCGCTCGGCATGCGCGAAGGTGTCGATCCGGACGCGCTTTATGACGTGATCACGCACAGCGCCGGCAACTCGTGGATGTTCGAGAACCGCGTGCCCCATATCCTGAAGGGCGACTACACCCCTCTGTCGGCCGTCGACATCTTCGTCAAGGACCTGGGCATGGTGCTCGACACCGCGCGCACCAGCAAATTCCCGCTGCCGCTGTCGGCCGCCGCGCACCAGATGTTCATGATGGCCTCCACCGCCGGCCATGGCGGCGAGGACGATTCGGCGGTGATCAAGATCTTCCCGGGCATCGAGCTGCCGGGCAAGGCTGAATAA
- the ygfZ gene encoding CAF17-like 4Fe-4S cluster assembly/insertion protein YgfZ codes for MRTPAARAAIGAFPTRFVPTIRPDDRHNFAMPVMNAQAPELAASLESLQAGGIVCAPAGLGLIRVAGDDAASFLHTQLTNGVEDLEPGTARLAGYCSPKGRLLATFLMWRDAEGIVLQLSADIQPAVQKRLSMFVLRAKARLSDISPTSAVIGVAGAGGAAALAAANLPTPEAAFGVAEADGITVIRLPDAAGQPRWQLVVPAGRADAVRAALAGKLHEAPPALWDWLEVQSGLPRIVAATQEQFVPQMINFELVGGVNFRKGCYPGQEIVARSQYRGTLKRRMWLVQGDGEVPAPAAEIYRPEDPGQPCGMIVNAAPAPQGGWAGLAELKIDAAGSTLRLGSAEGPALATATLPYDVPLGDAAQAAG; via the coding sequence TTGCGCACCCCGGCCGCGCGCGCCGCCATCGGTGCCTTTCCAACCCGCTTTGTCCCGACAATCCGTCCCGACGATCGCCACAATTTCGCAATGCCAGTGATGAATGCCCAAGCCCCGGAACTCGCCGCCAGCCTTGAATCCTTGCAGGCCGGCGGAATCGTCTGTGCCCCCGCCGGGCTCGGACTGATCCGCGTGGCAGGCGACGATGCCGCCAGCTTCCTGCACACCCAGCTCACCAATGGGGTTGAAGACCTGGAGCCGGGCACCGCGCGCCTGGCTGGCTACTGTTCGCCCAAGGGGCGCCTGCTGGCCACCTTCCTGATGTGGCGTGATGCCGAAGGCATCGTGTTGCAGCTGTCTGCCGATATCCAGCCTGCGGTGCAGAAGCGACTGTCGATGTTCGTGTTGCGCGCCAAGGCCAGGCTCTCCGATATCTCGCCCACCAGCGCCGTCATCGGCGTGGCGGGCGCCGGTGGCGCAGCCGCGCTGGCTGCCGCAAACCTGCCGACGCCGGAAGCCGCCTTTGGCGTGGCCGAGGCTGACGGCATCACCGTGATCCGCCTGCCGGACGCCGCCGGCCAGCCGCGCTGGCAACTGGTGGTGCCGGCCGGGCGCGCCGACGCCGTGCGCGCGGCGCTCGCCGGCAAGCTGCACGAGGCGCCGCCGGCGCTGTGGGACTGGCTGGAGGTGCAATCCGGCCTGCCCCGCATCGTCGCCGCGACGCAGGAACAGTTCGTGCCGCAGATGATCAATTTCGAACTGGTCGGCGGCGTGAATTTCCGCAAGGGCTGCTACCCGGGCCAGGAAATCGTGGCGCGCAGCCAGTACCGCGGCACGCTCAAGCGCCGCATGTGGCTGGTGCAGGGCGACGGCGAGGTGCCGGCGCCCGCCGCGGAGATCTACCGGCCGGAAGATCCCGGCCAGCCGTGCGGCATGATCGTCAATGCCGCGCCCGCGCCGCAGGGCGGCTGGGCCGGCCTGGCCGAGCTGAAGATCGACGCCGCCGGGAGCACGCTGCGGCTGGGCAGCGCAGAAGGCCCGGCGCTGGCGACTGCCACCCTGCCTTACGACGTGCCGCTGGGCGATGCTGCCCAGGCGGCGGGCTGA
- a CDS encoding NRDE family protein, with the protein MCLILVAWQSHPDYALVVAGNRDEFYVRPAAAAHWWQEAPQVLAGRDLAEVIGEPGTWMGVNADGRFAALTNYRAPSEKRTDARSRGELVAGFLRGHHAPFDYLDGLAGEDGCYNGFNLLASDLRELWWYSNRSASRQPQKLRPGLYGLSNALLDTPWPKVRSRVGALAEVLARDSGRADASAEPYLRMLADERQAADFELPSTGVAPEWEKLLSSAFIRSPSYGTRASTVLRVRHDGRFDLSERSFDATGRIGDVSYHGKLNLSRDTGIVQTPRY; encoded by the coding sequence ATGTGCCTGATCCTGGTTGCCTGGCAATCCCACCCGGACTATGCCCTGGTCGTCGCCGGCAACCGCGATGAATTCTATGTCCGCCCCGCGGCGGCCGCGCACTGGTGGCAGGAAGCGCCGCAAGTGCTGGCCGGACGCGACCTGGCGGAAGTCATCGGCGAGCCCGGCACCTGGATGGGCGTCAATGCCGACGGGCGGTTTGCGGCGCTGACCAACTACCGCGCCCCTTCCGAGAAACGCACGGATGCGCGCTCGCGCGGCGAACTGGTGGCTGGCTTCCTGCGCGGCCACCATGCGCCGTTTGATTACCTCGACGGGCTGGCCGGCGAGGACGGCTGCTACAACGGTTTCAACCTGCTCGCCAGCGACCTGCGCGAACTCTGGTGGTACAGCAACCGCTCGGCCTCGCGCCAGCCGCAGAAGCTGCGGCCGGGCCTGTACGGGTTGTCCAATGCACTGCTCGACACCCCCTGGCCCAAGGTGCGCAGCCGCGTGGGCGCGCTGGCCGAGGTGCTGGCGCGCGACAGCGGGCGGGCCGATGCCAGTGCCGAGCCATACCTGCGGATGCTGGCCGACGAGCGCCAGGCGGCGGATTTCGAGCTGCCTTCCACCGGCGTTGCGCCGGAGTGGGAGAAACTGCTGTCGTCGGCGTTTATCCGCTCGCCGTCATACGGCACCCGCGCCAGCACGGTGTTGCGCGTTCGGCACGATGGCCGCTTCGACCTGAGCGAACGCAGCTTCGACGCCACTGGCCGCATCGGCGACGTGTCCTACCACGGCAAGCTGAACCTGTCGCGCGACACCGGCATCGTGCAAACGCCGCGGTACTGA
- a CDS encoding DUF4936 family protein: MSDHLFVYFRVPEAAAAEAMPLWHRWMETVAEATGIGGTLMRRPETRAGLQTWMECYADVPPAFDVTLAGLWRQSGLDQWVDGERQAEHFIDLDVL; the protein is encoded by the coding sequence ATGAGCGACCACCTGTTCGTCTATTTCCGCGTGCCCGAAGCCGCCGCCGCCGAAGCGATGCCGCTCTGGCACCGCTGGATGGAGACGGTTGCCGAGGCGACCGGAATTGGTGGTACGCTGATGCGCAGGCCCGAGACCCGAGCCGGCTTGCAGACCTGGATGGAATGCTACGCCGACGTGCCGCCCGCCTTCGATGTCACGCTGGCCGGCCTGTGGCGCCAGAGCGGGCTGGACCAGTGGGTGGACGGCGAGCGGCAGGCCGAACACTTTATCGACCTGGACGTGCTGTAG
- the otnK gene encoding 3-oxo-tetronate kinase, giving the protein MTALLGCIADDFTGATDLANTLVRNGMRTVQTIGVPEAGTAADIGDADALVVALKSRTIPAAEAVAQSLAALQWLRAQGCRQFVFKYCSTFDSTDAGNIGPVAEALLGALDSDFTIACPAFPENGRTIFRGHLFVGDALLNESGMEHHPLTPMTDASLVRVLQRQSQSKVGLLRYDAVARGAQATADRIAALRTDGVRLAIADAVSDADLFTLGEACAGLPLITGGSGIALGLPGNFRRAGLLPQRGDADAVPAIDGPGVVLAGSASRATNGQVARWLEQSRPALRIDPLALARGEAVADTALDFAASHDEPVLVYATSSPDEVKAVQAELGVERAGHLVEQCLAAVAAGLLARGTRRFVVAGGETSGAVVQALNVRALRIGSQIAPGVPATVTLGATPLALALKSGNFGGPDFFDEALRQLGGQ; this is encoded by the coding sequence ATGACCGCGCTCCTGGGCTGTATCGCCGACGACTTTACCGGCGCCACCGATCTCGCCAACACGCTGGTGCGCAATGGCATGCGCACCGTGCAGACCATCGGCGTGCCTGAAGCGGGCACCGCAGCCGATATCGGCGACGCCGATGCACTGGTGGTCGCGCTGAAGTCGCGCACCATCCCCGCCGCCGAAGCCGTGGCGCAGTCGCTGGCCGCGCTGCAATGGCTGCGCGCGCAGGGCTGCCGCCAGTTCGTGTTCAAGTACTGCTCCACTTTCGATTCGACCGACGCCGGCAATATCGGCCCGGTCGCCGAAGCGCTGCTGGGCGCGCTGGACAGCGACTTCACCATCGCTTGCCCCGCCTTCCCCGAGAACGGCCGCACCATCTTCCGCGGCCACCTGTTCGTGGGCGATGCGCTGCTGAACGAATCGGGCATGGAGCACCACCCGCTGACGCCGATGACCGATGCCAGCCTGGTGCGCGTGCTGCAGCGCCAGAGCCAGAGCAAGGTCGGGCTGCTGCGCTATGACGCCGTGGCGCGCGGCGCGCAGGCCACGGCCGACCGCATCGCCGCGCTGCGCACCGATGGCGTGCGGCTGGCGATTGCCGATGCGGTCTCGGATGCCGACCTGTTTACGCTGGGCGAAGCCTGCGCCGGCCTGCCGCTGATCACCGGCGGCTCCGGCATCGCGCTGGGCCTGCCCGGGAATTTCCGTCGCGCCGGCCTGCTGCCGCAGCGCGGCGATGCCGACGCGGTCCCCGCCATCGACGGCCCGGGCGTGGTGCTGGCGGGCAGTGCCTCGCGCGCGACCAACGGGCAAGTGGCCCGCTGGCTCGAGCAAAGCCGCCCGGCGCTGCGCATCGACCCGCTGGCGCTGGCGCGCGGCGAAGCCGTGGCCGACACCGCGCTGGACTTCGCCGCCTCGCACGACGAGCCGGTGCTGGTCTACGCCACCTCCAGCCCCGACGAGGTCAAGGCCGTGCAGGCCGAGCTGGGCGTCGAGCGCGCCGGCCACCTGGTCGAGCAATGCCTGGCTGCGGTCGCTGCCGGCCTGCTCGCGCGCGGCACGCGCCGCTTTGTCGTCGCCGGCGGCGAGACCTCCGGCGCCGTGGTGCAGGCGCTGAACGTACGCGCGCTGCGCATTGGCTCGCAGATCGCCCCCGGCGTGCCGGCCACGGTCACGCTGGGCGCCACGCCGCTGGCGCTGGCGCTCAAGTCGGGCAACTTCGGCGGCCCGGACTTCTTCGACGAAGCGCTGCGACAGCTGGGAGGTCAGTGA
- a CDS encoding FadR/GntR family transcriptional regulator, with product MFQKVPARALTDNVAEQLLDKIQNGAFARGDKLPTEAVLSEEFGVSRTVVREAISRLKYEGVVESRQGSGVFVTLQAGIRPLRIDYTDTGTLESVLQIVELRRAIEAEVAAQAARRRTDASMAAIDAALARIDEEVEQGGDGVAADVAFHRAIAGATGNPYFLKTLEFLSQYLEAATRVTRTNEARRADFSRQVREEHQAIVAAIRAGDPLAARNAAQNHMYNAARRLAQLGADENATSGDDAATIRGASN from the coding sequence ATGTTCCAGAAAGTCCCTGCCCGCGCCCTGACCGACAACGTCGCCGAACAACTGCTGGACAAGATCCAGAACGGCGCCTTTGCCCGCGGCGACAAGCTGCCCACCGAAGCGGTGCTGTCCGAGGAGTTCGGCGTCAGCCGCACCGTGGTGCGCGAGGCGATTTCCCGGCTGAAGTACGAAGGCGTGGTCGAGTCGCGCCAGGGCAGCGGCGTGTTCGTGACACTGCAGGCCGGCATCCGGCCGCTGCGCATCGACTACACCGACACGGGCACGCTGGAATCGGTGCTGCAGATCGTCGAGCTGCGCCGCGCGATCGAGGCCGAGGTGGCCGCGCAGGCCGCCCGCCGCCGCACCGATGCGTCGATGGCCGCCATCGATGCCGCGCTGGCCCGCATCGACGAGGAAGTCGAGCAAGGCGGCGACGGCGTGGCCGCCGACGTGGCCTTCCACCGCGCCATCGCCGGCGCCACCGGCAACCCCTACTTCCTGAAGACGCTGGAATTCCTCAGCCAGTACCTGGAAGCCGCGACCCGTGTGACCCGTACCAACGAGGCGCGCCGCGCCGACTTCTCGCGCCAGGTGCGCGAGGAGCACCAGGCCATCGTCGCGGCGATCCGCGCCGGCGACCCGCTGGCCGCGCGCAATGCCGCGCAGAACCACATGTACAACGCCGCGCGCCGGCTCGCCCAGCTGGGTGCCGATGAAAACGCGACCAGCGGCGATGACGCCGCCACCATCCGGGGTGCGTCCAACTGA